From the genome of Candidatus Binatus sp., one region includes:
- the trpC gene encoding indole-3-glycerol phosphate synthase TrpC produces the protein MTSILDNIYAAKRAEVRARRAVVSPMAIVAEAGRAPKPRDFVAALRARRPAIIAEIKRASPTKGDIMPGLDPATVAREYVASGAAAISVLTDVHFKGSLDDLRLVRAAVDVPLLRKDFIFEPYQVYEARAAGADCILLIAAMLKEGELRSIAALARELGMAALVESHDPGEFALAEKIGSGLVGINNRDLHTFVTDIAVTERLLAGYSGDAVIVTESGIDSPGDIRRLDAAGARAFLIGESLLRGAKPGAKLVELMNAFRGAPARK, from the coding sequence ATGACCTCGATCCTCGACAACATTTACGCCGCCAAACGCGCCGAGGTGCGCGCTCGACGCGCAGTGGTGTCGCCGATGGCGATCGTCGCCGAGGCGGGGCGCGCGCCCAAGCCGCGCGATTTCGTCGCGGCGTTGCGCGCCCGGCGTCCCGCGATAATCGCGGAGATCAAGCGCGCGTCGCCCACCAAGGGCGACATTATGCCGGGACTCGATCCAGCCACGGTCGCCCGCGAATACGTCGCCAGCGGAGCGGCTGCCATCTCCGTTCTGACCGACGTCCATTTCAAGGGCTCGCTCGACGATCTGCGCTTGGTCCGCGCCGCCGTGGATGTCCCGCTGTTGCGCAAAGACTTCATCTTCGAGCCGTACCAGGTGTACGAAGCGCGCGCGGCAGGCGCGGATTGCATTTTGCTGATCGCCGCGATGCTGAAAGAGGGAGAGCTGCGATCGATCGCGGCGCTCGCGCGTGAGCTTGGGATGGCGGCGCTGGTCGAGTCGCACGATCCCGGCGAGTTCGCGCTCGCGGAGAAAATCGGCTCGGGGCTGGTAGGTATCAACAACCGCGACCTGCATACTTTTGTGACCGATATCGCGGTGACCGAGCGCCTGCTGGCGGGCTATAGCGGCGACGCGGTGATCGTGACCGAAAGTGGAATCGATTCGCCCGGCGATATTCGGCGGCTCGACGCGGCGGGCGCGCGCGCGTTTCTGATCGGCGAGAGCCTGCTGAGAGGCGCTAAGCCGGGTGCGAAACTCGTCGAGCTGATGAATGCATTTCGGGGGGCGCCGGCGCGGAAGTAA
- the trpD gene encoding anthranilate phosphoribosyltransferase — protein MSGLHGALQALIEGRSLTGAEAELAIGEVMDGGAHDAVVGAFLLALKIKGAEADELAGAVRAMLKRGRPLDLRAGDVLDTCGTGGDGASTFNISTGAALIAAAAGVPVAKHGNRAISGTVGTADVLEAMGVKVDCDPDGLKRCLDAAGCCHIFAPAYHPAFKQLAPLRRALGIRTIFNLMGAIGNPARPHFHLLGVAEESLVRPMAHALRALGTRRAMVVHGDNGVDEIALDGPTHVTELRNGELTEYEITPESLGVSRGDHRTLVIRNLDDAVRVLRGALDGGAGPAQDVLALNGGAAIYVGEMAASLKAGVDAAREIIATSRALEVLDKLRRASSGEIPKEVPRKTQ, from the coding sequence GCGAGGTCATGGACGGCGGCGCGCACGACGCCGTCGTGGGCGCGTTTTTGTTGGCGCTCAAAATCAAGGGCGCCGAGGCCGATGAGCTGGCCGGCGCGGTGCGTGCGATGCTTAAGCGCGGGCGTCCGCTCGATCTTCGCGCCGGCGACGTGCTCGACACCTGCGGAACCGGCGGCGACGGCGCCAGCACCTTCAACATCTCGACCGGCGCCGCGTTGATCGCCGCGGCGGCGGGCGTGCCGGTCGCCAAGCATGGCAATCGAGCGATCAGCGGCACAGTCGGCACTGCCGACGTGCTCGAGGCGATGGGCGTGAAAGTCGATTGCGATCCGGATGGGCTGAAACGATGCCTGGACGCGGCGGGATGCTGCCACATTTTCGCGCCGGCGTATCATCCCGCGTTCAAGCAGCTTGCGCCGCTCAGACGCGCGCTCGGAATTCGCACCATCTTCAATCTGATGGGCGCGATCGGCAACCCTGCGCGTCCGCACTTCCATCTGTTGGGCGTCGCCGAGGAGAGCCTGGTCAGACCGATGGCGCACGCACTCAGGGCGCTCGGAACCCGGCGCGCGATGGTCGTGCATGGCGACAATGGAGTTGACGAAATCGCGCTCGACGGTCCGACCCATGTTACGGAACTCCGCAATGGCGAGTTGACGGAATATGAAATCACGCCGGAGAGCCTCGGCGTGTCGCGCGGCGACCATCGCACGCTGGTGATCAGGAATCTCGACGACGCCGTTCGGGTCTTGCGCGGCGCGCTTGATGGCGGCGCGGGCCCGGCGCAAGATGTGCTCGCGCTGAACGGGGGCGCCGCAATTTACGTTGGCGAAATGGCGGCGTCGCTGAAAGCAGGCGTCGATGCGGCTCGCGAAATTATCGCCACCAGCCGCGCGCTGGAAGTCCTCGACAAGCTGCGTCGCGCCAGCAGCGGAGAAATCCCGAAAGAAGTCCCAAGAAAAACACAATGA